The Fervidobacterium pennivorans DNA segment GGTGTCTTTCTTGTAAAGCAGTTTATAGACCAAATTCCTGATGCGCTTATCGATGCGGCGCTTGTTGACGGAGCAAACGATTTCCATATAATCTTCAATATAATAATGCCACTCTTGAAACCAGCTATATCAACAGTAGGCATTTTGGCATTTCAAGTTGCTTGGAACAGTGCAGAAGCGTCAACTTACTACATAAACAACGAGAATCTAAAAACGTTCGCATTCTATGTTTCCAACCTTACCCAAACAACGGGTAACACGGTGGCGGGTCAAGGAATAGCTGCTGCAGCTGGTCTAATAATGTTCGTTCCAAATTTGATACTTTTCATAATTATGCAATCAAGAGTTATGAATACGATGGCATACAGTGGCTTGAAATAATGGATACTCAAAGTTTTTTGTTGGGTGGTGTGAAAATCGTGCGAAGCAAGAACAAAAAGAACAAATCAGGGTTGAAAAACGCTACCAAACTTTTCGGAGTTTTGCTTGTACTTTTCATGTTATACAATCAACTCTTTGCCGTTAACAGTGCATTTCTCACTTACACAATTTCAGGTAAAAACGAGTGGAAAATAACTCAAGATGCATATGTTGTGAGTGAGGTACTCTTCAAGGATTTAGACCTCTACTACCCCGAAGATATCTTCATAAAGGACAACAAAATGTACATTGCCGATTCAGGCAATGCGAGAATTGTCGTTTTCGATATGGTAACCAGGGAAGCAACTTACGTGGGCGATATGTCTTTGTTTCAACCGACAGGAGTATTTGTTGATGACACATACATTTACGTAGCTGACCCTGGCACATCAGAAATTGTGATATTTGATAAGTTGGGTAAGGAAATAAGAAGGTTGGGTAGACCTACGAATCCTCTGTTCGGAGAGACTGCGAATTTTAAACCAAAAAAGCTTGTTGTTGATAAGCGAGGGAATTTCTACATTGTAAGCGAGGGAACATTCGAAGGTGTTATACAGCTAGACCAAAATGGTGAGTTTCTTGGTTACTTTGGCGCAAATACCGTTGGAATAACATTTTTGGACAAATTCATAGACATATTCTACACCAAGGAACAAAAAGAGAAGTTCCTAAATAGGATTCCAAAACCTTATACCAATATCACAATAGATACCAAGGGACTTATCTATACAGTAACCCAGAAAGAGCATGGGAGTGCTATTAAAAAGCATAACACTATAGGTTTAAATATACTTCCTCCATCTAAAGAAGGTAGGATGGTGGACGAACCAAACTTCATAGATATTGCCGTAGATACACATGGAAGGATATTCGCATTAACTGAGACAGGACTCATTTACGAATATGATTCTGAAGGTAACCTGTTAGTTTCGTTCGGTGGTCGTGCTATTGCTACGGAAAGAAACGGATTGTTTACCGTAGCATCTGCAATTGCCGTAGATGACGAAGGTAAGGTTTACGTTCTTGACAAAGAGCGAGGACTTGTCCACGTCTTTAATCCTACTCAATATATTCACACCCTCCATAAAGCACTCGAACTTTATTCTCAGGGGAAATATCTTGAGAGCAAAAAACTCTGGGAAGAAGTTATGATATACGATGGTTATTCCAAAATCGCTCATTACGGACTTGGAAAAGCATATTTCCAAGAAGGAAATTACAGAGCTGCAGCAGAGGAATTTAAAAAGGCTTATGCAAAAAGGGATTATTCAGATGCTTATTGGGAGATTAGAAACGAATTCTTGCAAAAGAATGCAGGGAGCGTATTACT contains these protein-coding regions:
- a CDS encoding YIP1 family protein, which translates into the protein MRSKNKKNKSGLKNATKLFGVLLVLFMLYNQLFAVNSAFLTYTISGKNEWKITQDAYVVSEVLFKDLDLYYPEDIFIKDNKMYIADSGNARIVVFDMVTREATYVGDMSLFQPTGVFVDDTYIYVADPGTSEIVIFDKLGKEIRRLGRPTNPLFGETANFKPKKLVVDKRGNFYIVSEGTFEGVIQLDQNGEFLGYFGANTVGITFLDKFIDIFYTKEQKEKFLNRIPKPYTNITIDTKGLIYTVTQKEHGSAIKKHNTIGLNILPPSKEGRMVDEPNFIDIAVDTHGRIFALTETGLIYEYDSEGNLLVSFGGRAIATERNGLFTVASAIAVDDEGKVYVLDKERGLVHVFNPTQYIHTLHKALELYSQGKYLESKKLWEEVMIYDGYSKIAHYGLGKAYFQEGNYRAAAEEFKKAYAKRDYSDAYWEIRNEFLQKNAGSVLLAFIILIVLFVLLDELSKRGVIKKRATIKSKLLSDILYIKNILRHPLDTFYYIQRRKHGSVLSATIIYLLFFLVIQFDYFGRSFIFNLNVQDRSVGFVLLASIAPTMLWVFANYLVSSINDGRGTLRDIYIFTAYSFAPYILFQPFVIMLTYVLTYNEAFIVSFASIILIAWSAVLLFTGVKEVHDYGIRDTVKSILLTFVWIFVIILVYSIVYMLWDQLVQTVYAIVQEVLYRAR